Proteins from a single region of Chelatococcus sp. HY11:
- a CDS encoding TniQ family protein, translating into MATRLPIHPQPLPQEALSSWLWRLADAYDMGVGEFAEAALGINRPDIELADFWPSALLIQKLAERTGVAIGRIRAMTMAAYVPYLLDSLSPRGDIFRAYCCQFGIFENPALRVRPARAAWWLPWISDDLADGKMIGCIECLRGDRQRFGRLHWRANWMASCPKHGVLLHAASPAEQSEYPVSKETATELAALDGLTLQAVTKGRVQLPGGRLVHGGLWLRVLRGVIDEICRPRRMKDVARPIIEAAWEAAGLPYRHALGRWGIYEKLGRLERANVLKVAALAMRPLIRAGFQPLKASTRPLEAEASRAVSPAVLVRDFQLMPIEIENITMLARENDDVAIDLRRMLNHQPRSARFVAQTDETLKSLGIPVLAPLLVARTPDLAGDPY; encoded by the coding sequence ATGGCGACAAGGCTGCCGATTCATCCTCAGCCATTGCCGCAAGAAGCTTTGTCTTCATGGCTGTGGCGGCTCGCTGATGCTTATGACATGGGCGTCGGCGAATTCGCTGAAGCAGCCCTGGGGATCAACAGGCCGGATATCGAATTGGCGGATTTCTGGCCATCGGCTCTTTTGATCCAGAAGCTGGCGGAACGCACAGGTGTTGCTATTGGTCGGATCCGGGCCATGACGATGGCGGCCTATGTGCCCTATCTGTTGGACAGTCTGTCGCCGCGAGGCGACATCTTTCGAGCCTATTGCTGTCAGTTTGGTATCTTTGAGAATCCGGCGTTGCGAGTGCGCCCGGCGCGGGCTGCTTGGTGGCTCCCTTGGATCTCGGACGATCTCGCCGACGGCAAGATGATCGGGTGCATTGAATGCCTGCGGGGCGATCGGCAGCGTTTCGGCCGGCTACATTGGCGAGCGAACTGGATGGCGAGTTGCCCGAAGCACGGCGTCCTGCTGCACGCTGCCAGTCCCGCCGAACAATCCGAGTATCCAGTTTCCAAGGAAACCGCCACAGAACTCGCGGCGCTCGACGGGTTGACCCTGCAGGCCGTTACGAAGGGCAGGGTACAGTTGCCCGGTGGCCGCCTTGTTCACGGAGGCCTTTGGCTTCGTGTTCTGCGTGGCGTTATCGACGAGATCTGCCGCCCGCGCCGCATGAAGGATGTGGCACGTCCGATAATTGAGGCTGCGTGGGAAGCAGCAGGCCTGCCCTATCGCCATGCCCTGGGGCGCTGGGGTATTTACGAGAAGTTGGGTCGTTTGGAGCGGGCGAACGTGCTGAAAGTCGCTGCCTTGGCCATGCGGCCGCTGATCAGGGCGGGCTTCCAGCCTTTGAAAGCATCCACGCGCCCATTGGAGGCTGAAGCGTCACGGGCCGTCTCGCCTGCCGTTCTCGTGCGGGATTTCCAACTGATGCCCATCGAAATCGAGAACATCACCATGCTGGCCCGTGAAAACGACGACGTTGCGATCGATCTGCGCCGAATGCTCAATCATCAGCCGCGCAGTGCACGGTTCGTGGCTCAGACTGACGAAACCCTCAAAAGCTTGGGAATTCCGGTGTTGGCGCCGCTTCTCGTCGCCCGGACGCCTGATCTCGCCGGTGACCCCTACTGA
- a CDS encoding RHE_PE00001 family protein has product MVVGGRIGDLGRDEEIRPQLYDLPDLPWEAIAGRLERVAIAVMKLDARLEASGLAAGWQSRCDMTEAVRALILDGHLVDIGDVVLHDAGMDVRSPTHELTRAATALRARRTVMVRKAPWPLSIDGLAALRGIMPASGEGRGARSTSPSAADDDNNDAFPAFATDADPWKAQFADIDALLARTNNVLAGETPIRTSRSHLVYDPDIDEGEDEDLWLDVVRRTAPWPAVAAAAIAWKAWLDLNLYPRQPWLGFIMAGCILRARGLTDHLLPLASGFRTAKFRPQGREGAPEIVAGFCAIVEEAIAQGQKDLERLLLARETMDRVTRTRRSNSKLPELVALFLSRPLVTVALGAKLLRVTPKAVDLMLIQLGGALPRELTGRRRYRAWGIV; this is encoded by the coding sequence ATGGTCGTCGGGGGCAGGATAGGGGATCTCGGTCGCGACGAGGAAATCCGGCCGCAACTCTATGACCTGCCGGATCTGCCCTGGGAGGCGATCGCCGGCCGGCTCGAACGGGTCGCCATCGCGGTCATGAAACTCGATGCGCGGCTCGAGGCCTCCGGTCTTGCGGCCGGCTGGCAATCGCGCTGCGACATGACCGAGGCGGTGCGGGCACTGATCCTCGACGGTCATCTCGTCGATATCGGTGACGTCGTGCTGCACGATGCCGGCATGGATGTCAGAAGTCCGACCCACGAATTGACCCGCGCCGCGACGGCCTTGCGCGCGCGACGAACCGTGATGGTCCGCAAGGCGCCGTGGCCACTCTCGATCGACGGTCTCGCCGCCCTGCGCGGCATCATGCCGGCAAGCGGGGAGGGCAGGGGGGCACGCTCGACCTCTCCCTCGGCCGCGGACGACGATAACAACGACGCGTTTCCGGCCTTCGCCACCGACGCCGATCCGTGGAAGGCGCAGTTCGCCGATATCGATGCCCTGCTCGCACGCACCAACAATGTGCTCGCCGGCGAGACGCCGATCCGCACCAGCCGTTCGCATCTGGTCTATGACCCTGACATCGACGAGGGCGAGGATGAAGACCTCTGGCTCGATGTCGTCAGGCGTACCGCACCATGGCCGGCGGTCGCCGCCGCGGCAATCGCCTGGAAAGCCTGGCTCGATCTCAACCTCTATCCGCGCCAGCCCTGGCTCGGCTTCATCATGGCCGGTTGTATCCTGCGGGCGCGTGGTCTGACCGACCACCTGCTGCCGCTGGCCTCGGGCTTTCGGACCGCGAAATTCCGGCCGCAGGGCAGGGAAGGAGCACCCGAGATTGTGGCGGGCTTCTGCGCCATCGTCGAGGAAGCGATCGCCCAGGGACAGAAGGATCTCGAGCGTCTGCTTCTCGCACGCGAGACCATGGACCGGGTCACCCGAACCCGCCGCAGCAACTCGAAGCTGCCCGAACTCGTCGCGCTGTTTCTGTCGCGCCCGCTGGTGACGGTGGCGCTTGGCGCCAAGCTCCTCAGGGTGACGCCCAAGGCCGTCGACCTGATGCTGATCCAGCTCGGCGGCGCACTGCCCCGCGAACTCACCGGACGGCGCCGCTATCGCGCCTGGGGCATCGTGTGA
- a CDS encoding HAMP domain-containing sensor histidine kinase yields MSSCSGGTLSERAKEPSAIFDLSSGATGAAKKQVPEDGEKLGPEIARLVCFIADDIETSQTPREQTDKSRGLGPEDSPFAQSAAEVHATLRLGDGFDIDQMVSEYRALRASVVKQWMAGKEALAATDLDELTRFNEAIDQAMTESVAKYTEIVTNSRNIFLGVLGHDLRNPIGAASMAAQAMVKMGVTGARQTRLASQIVDTTQRATAILNDLLDITRSAFGADLPMVKAPMNMGQLAIQLRDEMRALSEGRSIETEIIGNTEGEWDRIRIGQVFSNLIGNAIQYSPPASTVSVTVSDRQEKVVVSVNNEGAPISSEKIKTIFDFMTRGNETDVGGEVTTNLGLGLFIAKKIVSAHVGEITVTSDANTGTTFTVILPRR; encoded by the coding sequence TTGTCCTCCTGTTCAGGGGGAACACTGAGCGAAAGGGCCAAGGAACCGTCCGCCATCTTCGACCTCTCGTCGGGCGCGACGGGTGCCGCTAAAAAACAGGTTCCTGAGGATGGTGAAAAGCTAGGCCCGGAGATTGCCCGCCTCGTATGCTTTATCGCAGACGACATTGAAACCTCGCAAACTCCCCGAGAGCAGACCGACAAGTCGAGGGGCTTAGGGCCAGAGGACTCCCCTTTTGCGCAGAGTGCAGCCGAGGTCCACGCGACGCTTCGCCTCGGCGACGGCTTCGATATCGATCAAATGGTGTCAGAGTACCGCGCCCTGCGCGCGAGCGTGGTCAAGCAATGGATGGCGGGGAAAGAGGCTCTTGCTGCGACAGATCTCGATGAGCTCACTCGTTTCAACGAAGCCATCGATCAGGCTATGACTGAGTCAGTTGCCAAGTACACGGAAATTGTCACCAACTCGCGGAATATCTTTCTCGGCGTCTTGGGGCACGATTTGCGCAATCCTATCGGCGCGGCGTCTATGGCAGCGCAGGCTATGGTCAAAATGGGCGTGACGGGCGCAAGGCAAACTCGTCTCGCATCTCAGATTGTTGACACCACCCAACGTGCGACGGCAATCCTGAATGACCTTCTCGACATTACGCGCTCGGCTTTCGGAGCCGACCTTCCGATGGTGAAGGCGCCGATGAACATGGGGCAACTTGCCATCCAGCTCAGGGATGAAATGCGTGCCCTCTCCGAGGGGCGTTCAATCGAAACTGAAATCATCGGAAACACCGAAGGCGAGTGGGATAGGATCCGGATCGGGCAGGTCTTCTCGAACCTGATTGGCAACGCCATTCAGTACAGTCCGCCAGCATCGACTGTTTCTGTGACGGTTTCCGACCGCCAAGAGAAGGTCGTCGTATCCGTGAACAATGAGGGGGCCCCGATCAGTTCGGAAAAGATCAAAACGATCTTCGATTTCATGACGCGGGGCAACGAGACCGACGTAGGGGGCGAGGTTACCACCAATCTCGGGCTCGGATTGTTTATTGCGAAGAAGATCGTTTCGGCCCACGTCGGCGAGATCACGGTTACCTCAGATGCCAATACCGGAACAACTTTTACGGTCATTCTTCCGAGGCGTTAG